One genomic region from Halococcus qingdaonensis encodes:
- a CDS encoding lipoyl protein ligase domain-containing protein: MRVFDGRAADIVTDRERTRSMFAFTKETGEPAVRAWCPHRQVAFGRRDARADGYEEARRAAADRGFPAVERAVGGRAVAYTGSTVAFARAEPTEGREIQRRYDRASTDLQRAFDRLGVEARPGEPPDSFCPGSHSLQATGKIAGLAQRVTDEGALVAGIILTRDADAIADGLAPVYRALDVPFDPASVGSVERAGGESDPATVADEIERALVEGYREDTGDRQD; this comes from the coding sequence ATGCGCGTCTTCGACGGCCGGGCTGCCGACATCGTCACCGACAGGGAGCGAACCCGGTCGATGTTCGCGTTCACGAAGGAGACCGGCGAGCCGGCCGTGCGTGCGTGGTGTCCCCATCGACAGGTGGCGTTCGGGCGGCGCGACGCCCGCGCTGACGGCTACGAGGAGGCAAGGCGGGCCGCCGCGGACAGGGGATTTCCGGCCGTCGAGCGGGCGGTCGGCGGCCGGGCGGTCGCCTACACGGGTTCGACGGTCGCGTTCGCGCGCGCAGAGCCGACCGAGGGACGAGAGATACAGCGCCGGTACGACCGGGCGAGCACCGATCTACAACGCGCCTTCGACCGTCTCGGCGTCGAGGCGCGCCCCGGCGAACCGCCCGACTCGTTCTGTCCGGGCTCGCACTCGCTCCAGGCGACCGGCAAGATCGCGGGGCTCGCTCAGCGCGTCACGGACGAAGGGGCGCTCGTCGCCGGCATCATCCTCACTCGCGACGCCGACGCGATCGCCGACGGGCTCGCCCCGGTCTATCGCGCGCTCGACGTCCCGTTCGATCCCGCGAGCGTGGGCAGCGTCGAACGGGCCGGCGGCGAGAGCGACCCCGCGACCGTCGCCGACGAGATCGAGCGAGCGCTCGTCGAGGGATATCGAGAGGACACGGGCGATCGACAGGATTAG
- a CDS encoding DUF7529 family protein, giving the protein MSENEPNEHVAGHWEAVVEDMEATAAGYREAGVSVLELHPGDVTLLDEGNGLDVLVPGDEFEELETLASEATFDSYEVYRAEESGTVFALIVLEDADGERAICCPVHYDRDDIERLKRRLDDGELYTHIRPLADDRVVAFSYEDPDLF; this is encoded by the coding sequence GTGTCCGAGAACGAGCCGAACGAGCACGTGGCGGGCCACTGGGAAGCGGTCGTCGAGGACATGGAGGCCACCGCCGCGGGCTACCGCGAGGCGGGCGTGTCGGTGCTCGAACTCCATCCCGGCGACGTCACGCTCCTCGACGAGGGCAACGGCCTCGACGTGCTCGTCCCCGGCGACGAGTTCGAAGAGCTGGAGACGCTCGCCAGCGAGGCGACCTTCGACTCCTACGAGGTCTATCGCGCCGAGGAGTCGGGAACCGTCTTCGCGCTGATCGTGCTCGAAGACGCCGACGGCGAGCGCGCGATCTGCTGTCCGGTCCACTACGACCGCGACGACATCGAGCGGCTGAAACGACGCCTCGACGACGGCGAACTCTACACCCACATCCGCCCGCTGGCCGACGACCGTGTGGTGGCGTTCAGCTACGAGGATCCCGACCTGTTCTGA
- a CDS encoding ABC transporter substrate-binding protein: protein MPFDSDTDRRSFLTAAGGAAAAAMAGCLDSGGGGNGSGGNGSGGNGSGGNGSGGGGGGGGQSGGTLTYARGDYPSNYDPHQSTSGEVAKITDQVYSHLIAFVPGSGGKLTAGLAKDYELNGTTVTLKLRQSVKFHNGEEFTADDFKATYRRFVDDSYQYYLGKDAVSGEPSGYASVTYSDWIKSVTVNGDYDLEIELKQKYAPILRNLGMFPSAVLSKKQIEDLGKKQNQLGKNPVGTGPFTFEELDDGNQRVLLGKNGDYWKDGPYLDRVIFTTIGQNSTRAQAVINGDAQIIDGIGAQASKQLQNSDSASLFQKDGINIGYMAMNMERYEPFRKKKVRQAVSHAINTKAIVDDIYEGFASQADQPLPPNVTGYNDSIDPYSNDKEKAKKLLEEAGESELSFELATFSNPRGYNPSPVQTAQQVKSDLSDIGISVKINQFSTFSSYLEYTYAGKHDACFLGWYTDNADPDNFDYVLLHPGVDKSEVPEGQDWVSFDTEGYNTNNASAWANRKFMDLTEKGQKTYGESKRKSIYQEASKVAHEEAPWVFVDYAKTLRGVNEAVDQSTFTVTSINNPYLESVKLKQ from the coding sequence ATGCCATTCGATAGCGACACGGACAGGCGATCGTTCCTCACGGCGGCCGGCGGTGCGGCGGCCGCGGCGATGGCCGGCTGTCTCGACAGCGGCGGTGGCGGCAACGGATCGGGCGGCAACGGCTCCGGTGGCAACGGTAGCGGTGGGAACGGCTCTGGCGGTGGCGGTGGCGGTGGCGGCCAGAGCGGCGGCACGCTCACCTACGCTCGTGGTGACTACCCCTCCAACTACGACCCTCATCAGTCGACCAGCGGCGAGGTGGCGAAGATCACCGACCAGGTGTATAGCCACCTCATCGCGTTCGTCCCCGGCAGCGGCGGGAAGCTCACGGCCGGGCTGGCGAAGGACTACGAGCTGAACGGCACGACGGTGACGCTCAAACTCCGTCAGAGTGTGAAGTTCCACAACGGCGAAGAGTTCACCGCGGACGACTTCAAGGCGACCTACCGCCGGTTCGTCGACGACAGCTATCAGTACTACCTCGGCAAGGACGCGGTCTCGGGCGAGCCCTCCGGCTACGCGTCGGTCACGTACAGCGACTGGATCAAGTCGGTCACCGTGAACGGCGATTACGACCTCGAAATCGAGCTCAAACAGAAGTACGCGCCCATCCTGCGCAACCTCGGGATGTTCCCCTCGGCGGTGCTCTCGAAGAAACAGATCGAGGATCTCGGCAAGAAACAGAACCAGCTCGGCAAGAACCCCGTCGGCACCGGGCCGTTCACGTTCGAGGAGCTCGACGACGGCAACCAGCGCGTGCTGCTCGGCAAGAACGGCGACTACTGGAAGGACGGGCCGTATCTCGACCGCGTCATCTTCACGACCATCGGCCAGAACTCCACGCGCGCACAGGCCGTGATCAACGGCGACGCCCAGATCATCGACGGCATCGGCGCGCAGGCCTCGAAACAGCTCCAGAACTCGGATAGCGCCTCGTTGTTCCAGAAAGACGGGATCAACATCGGCTACATGGCGATGAACATGGAGCGCTACGAGCCGTTCCGGAAGAAGAAGGTGCGCCAGGCGGTGAGCCACGCGATCAACACGAAGGCCATCGTCGACGACATCTACGAGGGGTTCGCCTCTCAGGCCGATCAGCCGCTCCCGCCGAACGTCACCGGTTACAACGATTCGATCGATCCGTATTCGAACGACAAGGAGAAGGCGAAGAAACTACTGGAGGAGGCGGGCGAATCGGAGCTCTCCTTCGAGCTGGCGACGTTCTCGAACCCGCGGGGCTACAACCCCTCACCCGTCCAGACCGCTCAGCAGGTCAAATCCGACCTCTCGGATATCGGTATCTCGGTGAAGATCAACCAGTTCTCCACCTTCTCGTCCTACCTCGAATACACGTACGCGGGCAAACACGACGCCTGCTTCCTGGGCTGGTACACCGACAACGCCGACCCGGACAACTTCGATTACGTGCTGCTCCATCCGGGTGTCGACAAATCCGAGGTCCCCGAAGGCCAGGACTGGGTGAGCTTCGACACCGAGGGCTACAACACGAACAACGCCTCGGCGTGGGCCAACCGGAAGTTCATGGATCTCACCGAGAAGGGACAGAAGACCTACGGCGAGTCCAAGCGCAAATCGATCTATCAGGAGGCCAGCAAGGTCGCCCACGAGGAGGCCCCCTGGGTGTTCGTCGACTACGCCAAGACGCTGCGTGGCGTCAACGAGGCCGTCGATCAGTCGACGTTCACCGTCACCTCGATCAACAACCCGTATCTCGAATCGGTAAAGCTCAAACAGTAG
- a CDS encoding ABC transporter permease, translating into MATETSTTADRRGIVERLRASPFLSELLSNRLALIGLSIILAMVLLGVYARLFIDLGAISQSQLAAHPNKAPPGWLGSAALDQFLFGTDAAARDIFKRVLYGAWLALKFGVLVVGASTVLGISLGIIAAYYGDVVDNVVMRTMDVFLAFPSLLLALALVAIFGAGLSKVVIALTLVYTPRFARVVRGAALKVLEDEYIDATVALGARDPRVLVRHVLPNCLAPITVQSTLNFGLAIIDLAALSFLGFGAQAGTPSWGLMLKNGVSNGLLTGDWWLSFFPGLFLAITVLGFNLLGDGMRDALDPRMRETVE; encoded by the coding sequence ATGGCGACCGAAACCTCCACCACGGCCGACCGTCGGGGCATCGTCGAGCGACTGCGCGCCTCGCCGTTCCTCTCGGAACTGCTCTCGAACCGGCTCGCGCTCATCGGGTTGAGTATCATCCTCGCGATGGTGCTCCTCGGCGTCTACGCCCGGCTGTTCATCGATCTCGGCGCGATCTCGCAGTCACAGCTCGCGGCGCATCCGAACAAGGCCCCGCCCGGCTGGCTCGGCTCCGCAGCGCTCGATCAGTTCCTCTTCGGCACCGACGCCGCCGCGCGCGATATCTTCAAGCGCGTGCTGTACGGCGCGTGGCTGGCGCTCAAGTTCGGCGTGCTTGTCGTCGGTGCCTCCACGGTGCTTGGCATCTCGCTGGGCATCATCGCGGCGTACTACGGCGACGTCGTCGACAACGTCGTGATGCGGACGATGGACGTCTTCCTCGCCTTTCCGTCGCTACTGCTGGCGCTCGCGCTGGTCGCCATCTTCGGGGCGGGGCTGTCGAAAGTCGTCATCGCGCTCACGCTCGTCTACACGCCCCGCTTCGCGCGCGTCGTCCGCGGTGCGGCGCTCAAAGTGCTGGAGGACGAGTATATCGACGCCACGGTAGCACTCGGCGCGCGCGATCCGCGCGTGCTCGTCCGCCACGTGCTGCCGAACTGTCTCGCACCGATCACCGTCCAGAGCACGCTGAACTTCGGGCTCGCCATCATCGATCTCGCGGCGCTGTCCTTCCTCGGCTTCGGCGCGCAGGCCGGCACGCCGTCGTGGGGACTGATGTTGAAAAACGGCGTCAGCAACGGGCTGCTGACCGGCGACTGGTGGCTCTCCTTCTTCCCGGGACTGTTCCTGGCGATCACGGTGCTCGGCTTCAACCTGCTGGGCGACGGGATGCGCGACGCGCTCGACCCGCGGATGCGCGAGACCGTCGAGTGA
- a CDS encoding dihydroorotase, with the protein MLIQDATLADGRRRDVRVESERIAAVKRRLSSRDGERTVDADGKLLLPGMIDAHVHFREPGFPDKETWASGSRAAAAGGVTTVVDQPNTEPPTIDGGSVAEKTALAADSLVDFGISGGVTSDWDPDELLAEPLFALGEVFLADSTGEMGIDADLFADAVAAATERGVAVTVHAEDADEFDDSVRPSGDGQRQGANERTDADAWSAFRTPAAEHAAVERACRVGEERGAQLHIAHTSTPGGIDRATEAGMTCEVTPHHLLLSRDDLPELGTFGRMNPPLRSEQRREGVFERVADGTVDIVATDHAPHTRAEKDAGIWDAPSGVPGVETVLPLLLAEANEGRLSYERVRDLTAATPAAVFDLPRKGRVEAGKDADLALFDPDATREIRGEELHSKAGWTPFEGWDGIFPEWTIVRGETVYRNDGDEEFGDARGENVRSGE; encoded by the coding sequence ATGTTGATCCAGGACGCGACGCTCGCCGACGGTCGTCGGCGCGACGTTCGCGTGGAGAGCGAACGCATCGCGGCCGTCAAACGCCGGCTATCGTCACGTGATGGCGAGCGAACGGTGGATGCCGACGGCAAACTCCTCCTACCGGGAATGATCGACGCGCACGTCCACTTCCGTGAACCGGGCTTTCCCGACAAGGAGACGTGGGCGAGCGGCAGTCGGGCGGCAGCCGCCGGCGGCGTCACCACCGTGGTCGATCAGCCGAACACGGAGCCGCCGACGATCGACGGGGGGAGTGTCGCCGAAAAGACGGCGCTGGCCGCCGACTCGCTCGTCGACTTCGGCATCAGTGGCGGCGTCACGTCCGACTGGGATCCCGACGAACTGCTTGCCGAACCGCTGTTCGCGCTCGGCGAGGTCTTCCTCGCCGACTCGACGGGCGAGATGGGCATCGACGCCGACCTGTTCGCGGACGCGGTCGCGGCGGCCACCGAACGCGGCGTCGCCGTGACTGTCCACGCCGAGGACGCCGACGAGTTCGACGACAGCGTACGGCCCAGCGGGGACGGACAGCGCCAGGGAGCGAACGAACGCACGGACGCCGACGCCTGGAGCGCGTTCCGAACGCCCGCGGCCGAGCACGCCGCCGTCGAGCGCGCCTGCCGGGTCGGCGAGGAACGGGGCGCACAGCTCCACATCGCCCACACGAGCACGCCGGGTGGCATCGATCGTGCGACCGAGGCGGGCATGACCTGCGAGGTGACGCCACACCACCTCCTCCTCTCGCGCGACGACCTCCCCGAACTGGGGACGTTCGGACGGATGAACCCGCCGCTACGAAGCGAACAGCGGCGAGAAGGGGTCTTCGAGCGCGTCGCCGACGGGACAGTGGACATCGTCGCGACCGACCACGCACCCCACACTCGCGCGGAGAAGGACGCCGGGATCTGGGACGCACCGAGCGGCGTGCCGGGCGTCGAGACCGTCCTCCCGCTCCTCCTGGCCGAGGCCAACGAGGGACGACTGAGCTACGAGCGGGTGCGCGATCTCACGGCGGCGACCCCCGCAGCCGTGTTCGATCTCCCACGAAAGGGGCGGGTCGAAGCGGGCAAAGACGCCGATCTCGCCCTGTTCGATCCCGATGCGACGCGGGAGATCAGGGGCGAAGAACTCCACTCGAAGGCCGGCTGGACGCCGTTCGAGGGCTGGGACGGGATCTTCCCGGAGTGGACGATAGTGCGCGGCGAGACGGTCTATCGGAACGACGGGGACGAGGAGTTCGGCGACGCACGCGGCGAGAACGTCCGCTCAGGGGAGTAG
- a CDS encoding dipeptide ABC transporter ATP-binding protein, whose amino-acid sequence MSDLLSISGLRTQFATERGTVKAVDGLDLTVEAGETVGLVGESGSGKSVTALSAMGLVDDPGTVADGTVEFHDADLARSFADDYGDGFVDPAAGTVDLTRAPEDAMRTVRGGEMSMIFQDPMTSLNPAVPVGEQVAESLRLHQYGGQKPDSWRNAVREILPKAGSEMDEAVLADTIEMLDEVGIPEPATRVDEYPHEFSGGMRQRVLIAIALACRPQLLIADEPTTALDVTIQAQILDLINDLQDEFGMSVLFITHDLGVVAETCDRVAVMYAGDIVEEGPVEEIFHNPSHPYTYTLLESIPREDADRLTPIEGNVPDLVDLPSGCSFAPRCPWAQPECREGEIPYLQHGPDETDHRAKCILEEFDTDEYGTDEGVRATSDATPTREGSADPLVSVDGLEKHFSQADDLLDSWLGSGGQPVRAVDGVDFEVYEGETLGLVGESGCGKSTTGRSILRLLDPTDGRVVFAGEDLSELDSDGLRAKRREMQMIFQDPLSSLDPRMNVGATIAEPLKIHDLPDTGDGSTRQTRRERVEELMEAVGLDVSQLDRYPHELSGGQRQRVGIARALAVDPDFIVCDEPVSALDVSVQAQILNLLEDLQEEFGLTFLFIAHDLSVVRHICDRVAVMYLGEIVEVAGTQELFAEPKHPYTQALLSAIPEPDPTSDTDRVVLEGDVPSPIDPPSGCRFHTRCPAVIPPDELDIPQEAYREVMDYRQRVESASISVADVRADTGAERAETVAADGGTDVPTRAFWKQFFEHGDELDERSRSVIEDSFERVVAGDWDEAADRLRERFESICERDRPVLQDEAHPAACHLYEQPTDRPH is encoded by the coding sequence GTGAGTGACCTTCTCTCGATATCCGGGCTGCGGACGCAGTTCGCCACCGAGCGTGGCACGGTCAAAGCCGTCGACGGGCTCGATCTGACGGTGGAGGCCGGCGAAACCGTGGGACTGGTCGGCGAGAGCGGCTCGGGCAAGTCGGTGACGGCGCTGTCGGCGATGGGACTGGTCGACGATCCCGGTACTGTCGCCGATGGCACGGTCGAATTCCACGACGCGGATCTCGCGCGGTCGTTCGCCGACGACTATGGGGACGGGTTCGTCGATCCCGCGGCGGGCACCGTCGATCTCACGCGTGCACCGGAGGACGCGATGCGGACGGTCCGTGGCGGCGAGATGAGCATGATCTTCCAGGATCCGATGACCTCGCTCAACCCTGCCGTTCCCGTCGGCGAACAGGTCGCCGAAAGCCTCCGTCTCCACCAGTACGGCGGCCAGAAACCGGATTCGTGGCGCAACGCCGTCCGCGAGATCCTCCCGAAAGCCGGCTCCGAGATGGACGAGGCAGTGCTCGCCGACACGATCGAGATGCTCGACGAGGTCGGCATCCCCGAACCCGCCACTCGCGTTGACGAGTATCCCCACGAGTTCTCCGGCGGGATGCGCCAGCGCGTCCTGATCGCCATCGCGCTCGCCTGTCGGCCCCAGCTCCTGATCGCCGACGAACCGACGACGGCGCTCGACGTCACCATTCAGGCCCAGATCCTCGATCTCATCAACGATCTCCAGGACGAGTTCGGCATGTCCGTCCTCTTCATCACGCACGATCTCGGCGTCGTGGCCGAGACCTGCGATCGCGTGGCCGTGATGTACGCCGGCGATATCGTCGAGGAGGGTCCCGTCGAGGAGATCTTCCACAACCCCTCGCATCCGTACACCTACACGCTGCTCGAATCGATCCCCCGGGAGGACGCCGACCGGCTGACCCCCATCGAGGGAAACGTCCCGGATCTCGTCGATCTCCCGTCGGGCTGTTCGTTCGCGCCGCGGTGTCCGTGGGCCCAGCCCGAATGCCGGGAAGGCGAGATCCCGTATCTCCAGCACGGTCCCGACGAGACGGACCACCGTGCGAAGTGTATTCTGGAGGAGTTCGATACCGACGAATACGGCACCGACGAAGGGGTACGGGCGACGAGCGACGCCACGCCGACGCGGGAGGGCTCCGCCGACCCACTGGTTTCGGTCGATGGGCTCGAAAAACACTTCTCGCAGGCCGACGACCTGCTCGACTCGTGGCTCGGTAGCGGCGGCCAGCCGGTACGGGCGGTCGACGGCGTCGACTTCGAGGTCTACGAGGGCGAAACCCTCGGGCTGGTCGGCGAATCCGGCTGTGGGAAATCGACGACCGGGCGGTCGATCCTCCGGCTGCTCGATCCCACCGACGGACGGGTCGTCTTCGCCGGCGAGGATCTGAGCGAGCTCGACTCGGACGGGCTGCGCGCGAAACGCCGCGAGATGCAGATGATCTTCCAGGACCCGCTGTCGAGCCTCGATCCGCGGATGAACGTCGGTGCGACGATCGCCGAACCCCTCAAGATCCACGATCTGCCCGATACCGGGGACGGCTCGACCAGGCAGACGCGCCGCGAGCGCGTCGAGGAGCTGATGGAGGCCGTCGGTCTCGATGTCTCCCAGCTCGATCGCTACCCCCACGAGCTCTCCGGCGGCCAGCGCCAGCGTGTCGGCATCGCCCGTGCCTTGGCCGTCGATCCCGATTTCATCGTCTGTGACGAGCCCGTATCGGCGCTCGACGTCTCGGTACAGGCCCAGATCCTGAATCTCCTCGAAGATCTCCAGGAGGAGTTCGGGCTGACCTTCCTCTTCATCGCCCACGACCTATCGGTCGTCAGACATATCTGTGACCGCGTGGCCGTGATGTATCTCGGCGAGATCGTCGAGGTCGCGGGTACCCAGGAGCTGTTCGCCGAGCCGAAACATCCCTACACGCAGGCGCTGCTGTCGGCGATCCCCGAACCCGATCCGACGAGCGACACCGACCGCGTGGTGCTCGAAGGCGACGTGCCGAGCCCGATCGATCCGCCCTCCGGTTGTCGATTCCACACGCGCTGTCCGGCGGTCATCCCGCCCGACGAGCTCGATATTCCTCAGGAAGCCTACCGCGAGGTGATGGACTACCGCCAGCGCGTCGAGAGCGCGTCGATCTCGGTGGCGGACGTGCGTGCCGACACCGGAGCCGAGCGGGCGGAGACGGTCGCGGCGGACGGTGGGACGGACGTGCCGACGCGGGCGTTCTGGAAGCAGTTCTTCGAGCACGGCGACGAACTCGACGAGCGATCGCGCTCGGTCATCGAGGACTCCTTCGAGCGGGTCGTCGCTGGCGACTGGGACGAAGCGGCTGACCGGCTTCGGGAGCGCTTCGAGAGTATCTGCGAACGCGACCGGCCGGTGCTCCAGGACGAGGCCCACCCCGCAGCGTGTCATCTCTACGAGCAGCCAACCGACCGCCCGCACTGA
- a CDS encoding DUF4385 domain-containing protein — protein sequence MTDGPEYDVDFRANPERYEIGRGEEGVFKIEPYKSELLDLWGYADRETADEAGEKIYGKYREYRENDDFPGMDMARKYLQMGYTRAMRYARYPGGQKYEDGEERDPEHWADHDKREAALVYEVWWETVEDDERYQELRERHRERHG from the coding sequence ATGACCGACGGTCCCGAGTACGACGTCGACTTCCGCGCCAACCCCGAGAGATACGAGATCGGTCGCGGCGAGGAAGGCGTGTTCAAAATCGAGCCGTACAAGAGCGAACTGCTCGATCTATGGGGCTACGCCGACCGCGAGACCGCCGACGAGGCCGGTGAGAAGATCTACGGGAAATATCGGGAGTACCGCGAGAACGACGACTTCCCGGGGATGGACATGGCGCGGAAGTACCTCCAGATGGGCTATACGCGTGCGATGCGGTACGCGCGCTATCCCGGCGGGCAGAAATACGAAGACGGCGAGGAGCGCGATCCCGAACACTGGGCCGACCACGACAAGCGCGAGGCGGCGCTCGTCTACGAAGTGTGGTGGGAGACAGTCGAAGACGACGAGCGATACCAGGAGTTGCGAGAGCGCCACCGCGAGCGCCACGGCTGA
- a CDS encoding DUF5806 family protein — protein sequence MRPADRALEDGEGVVASVDAHYDVHARRWSGRGKTVVPTAGHDTLFPGRSQSTPMTEDSPSPATPADAGDEAEIPEDVRRYERFTKMDGARYERANDFLRERTYITAREWAIARLCADFRTETGVEMTKIGDHLPELVPFMTDTYTPQAVNQARAAFEEKVRKAGATFLYGAMCDFFTAEELDDVMYEATEVAKFLLEVEGVDLAVGEELDSEERISSTMREVRAQSAALRHDDLTCPHCGEEFAASDAADDHTANEADDGDDEQADTE from the coding sequence GTGCGCCCGGCCGACCGCGCGCTCGAAGACGGCGAAGGCGTCGTCGCTTCCGTCGATGCTCACTACGACGTTCATGCCCGCCGATGGAGTGGTCGGGGCAAAACCGTTGTGCCGACCGCGGGACACGACACGCTTTTTCCCGGCCGTTCGCAATCGACGCCGATGACCGAGGATTCGCCATCGCCCGCGACGCCGGCCGACGCCGGCGACGAGGCCGAGATTCCCGAGGACGTGCGCCGGTACGAGCGGTTCACGAAGATGGACGGCGCGCGCTACGAGCGCGCCAACGACTTCCTGCGCGAGCGCACCTACATCACCGCCCGCGAGTGGGCGATCGCTCGCCTCTGTGCGGATTTCCGCACCGAGACCGGCGTCGAGATGACGAAGATCGGCGACCATCTGCCCGAACTCGTCCCCTTTATGACCGACACCTACACGCCGCAAGCGGTCAATCAGGCGCGTGCAGCCTTCGAGGAGAAGGTCCGCAAGGCGGGGGCGACCTTCCTCTACGGCGCGATGTGTGACTTCTTCACCGCCGAGGAGCTCGACGACGTGATGTACGAGGCGACCGAAGTGGCGAAGTTCCTGCTCGAAGTCGAGGGCGTCGATCTCGCGGTCGGCGAGGAGCTCGACAGCGAGGAACGCATCTCCAGTACGATGCGAGAGGTGCGCGCCCAGAGCGCGGCGCTGCGCCACGACGATCTCACCTGCCCGCACTGTGGCGAGGAGTTCGCCGCGAGCGACGCCGCTGACGACCACACGGCGAACGAGGCGGACGACGGGGATGACGAACAAGCTGACACCGAGTAG
- a CDS encoding ABC transporter permease, protein MVSKRFIAKRLLLLVPVLFGVATVVFAILHLAPGDPARVILGQRAPTQQVVQLRRELGLNDPIWVQYGRFLADTAQLDFGQSYQIAKGSPVWNVLADRLPVTIELAIYGQITAILLGIPLGVLSAVKQDSLTDHVTRIGALTGISVPIFWSGPLVLLVFATFLGWLPTSGRIGSTFFLEDHWVLFGTQLPLTGMVSIDTFILDTGAFVQSILYGEGLGAFASLTEYYASFISAVQHLFLPVLTLGIYSMALLSRMMRSSMLEVIRQDYIRTARAKGQGERITILKHGLRNALIPVITVIGIQFGTLLGGAVLTETVFGIGGIGQLLVAAIGATDYPLVQGTVLVFALLFTLVNLGVDVTYSYLDPRIQQ, encoded by the coding sequence ATGGTCTCGAAGCGGTTCATCGCGAAACGTCTCCTCCTGTTGGTGCCGGTGCTGTTCGGCGTGGCGACGGTCGTCTTCGCCATTCTCCATCTCGCACCGGGCGATCCGGCGCGGGTGATCCTCGGCCAGCGCGCGCCGACCCAGCAGGTCGTCCAGCTACGGCGTGAGCTCGGGCTGAACGACCCGATCTGGGTCCAGTACGGCCGCTTTCTCGCCGACACCGCCCAGCTCGACTTCGGACAGTCCTACCAGATCGCCAAGGGTAGCCCCGTCTGGAACGTGCTCGCCGACCGTCTGCCGGTGACGATCGAGCTCGCGATCTACGGGCAGATCACCGCCATCCTGCTGGGGATCCCCCTCGGCGTGCTCTCGGCGGTCAAACAGGACTCGTTGACCGACCACGTCACCCGCATCGGCGCGCTGACGGGCATTTCGGTCCCGATCTTCTGGAGCGGTCCATTGGTTCTGCTCGTCTTTGCGACCTTTCTCGGCTGGCTGCCGACGAGCGGGCGCATCGGTAGCACCTTCTTCCTTGAGGATCACTGGGTGCTCTTTGGTACTCAGCTCCCGCTGACGGGGATGGTGTCGATCGATACGTTCATCCTCGATACGGGCGCGTTCGTCCAGTCGATCCTCTACGGCGAGGGGCTCGGCGCGTTCGCGTCGCTGACCGAATACTACGCTTCGTTCATCTCGGCGGTCCAACACCTGTTCCTCCCGGTGTTGACGCTCGGCATCTACTCGATGGCGCTGCTGTCGCGGATGATGCGCTCGTCGATGCTCGAAGTGATCCGGCAGGACTACATCCGCACTGCGCGCGCGAAAGGGCAGGGCGAGCGGATCACCATACTGAAACACGGGCTCCGGAACGCGCTCATTCCCGTTATCACCGTGATCGGTATCCAGTTCGGTACGTTGCTTGGCGGTGCGGTGCTCACCGAGACGGTCTTCGGCATCGGCGGCATCGGCCAGCTGCTCGTCGCGGCCATCGGCGCGACCGACTACCCGCTCGTCCAGGGCACGGTGCTGGTGTTCGCGCTGCTCTTTACGCTCGTGAATCTCGGCGTCGACGTCACCTACAGCTACCTCGACCCACGGATCCAACAATAA
- a CDS encoding DUF7268 family protein: protein MARHDPLFAWLRRRLRLVVTAGAVGIVLGGIAAVVIAVLDDPTTASTQTFAVGTLAFGFGILGWSGSALAGRSIEGLQRRLDTNTDWTERDSRRAMTRLSGFGAGVMAGVVIVTPLLP from the coding sequence ATGGCTCGCCACGATCCGCTGTTCGCGTGGCTTCGTCGGCGACTCCGCCTCGTCGTCACCGCTGGCGCGGTCGGGATCGTTTTGGGTGGGATCGCCGCCGTCGTGATCGCCGTTCTCGACGATCCGACGACCGCCAGCACGCAGACGTTCGCGGTCGGGACGCTCGCCTTTGGGTTCGGGATCCTCGGCTGGTCGGGGTCGGCGCTCGCCGGCCGCAGCATCGAGGGACTCCAGCGCCGTCTCGACACGAACACCGACTGGACCGAACGCGACTCACGGCGGGCGATGACCCGCCTCTCGGGGTTCGGTGCGGGCGTGATGGCCGGCGTCGTGATCGTAACGCCACTACTCCCCTGA